The Burkholderia cepacia genome includes a region encoding these proteins:
- a CDS encoding UDP-N-acetylmuramoyl-tripeptide--D-alanyl-D-alanine ligase, with protein MTMLSLGEAARLIPGATVHGDAGVTFDRVSTDSRTVGPGDLFVALKGERFDAHDFLGDVAARGAAAALVAHVPAGVTMPAIEGGETRAALGALAHGWRKRFALPLVAVTGSNGKTTVKEMIASIFAAAVGADARLATAGNLNNDVGLPLTLLRLSAAHRLAVIEIGMNHPGETEVLARLTAPTVALVNNAQREHQEFMATVEAVALEHAAVIHALPPDGVAVFPADDAYAGIWRVAATGNRILDFALHDAERQNDAQVTGSLHGGELAIDTPAGAVTVRLRALGEHNARNALAATAAALGAGVALSAIKQGLESFEPVKGRLQVKPAIAGSLAGATVVDDTYNANPDSMRAAIDVLATQPAPRVLVIGDMGEVGDEGPAFHREVGAYARERGIDALFALGDASRDACTAYGDTARHFDDVGALVAALLAAGYGAQATLLVKGSRYMKMERVVDALTNQPAAGTAPAAH; from the coding sequence ATGACGATGCTCAGTCTCGGCGAAGCCGCTCGCCTGATTCCCGGCGCAACCGTCCACGGCGATGCGGGCGTCACGTTCGACCGCGTGTCGACGGACAGCCGCACCGTCGGCCCCGGCGACCTGTTCGTCGCACTGAAAGGCGAGCGCTTCGACGCGCACGATTTCCTGGGCGATGTCGCTGCGCGCGGTGCGGCGGCGGCGCTCGTCGCGCACGTGCCGGCGGGCGTCACGATGCCGGCGATCGAAGGCGGCGAAACACGTGCCGCGCTCGGCGCGCTGGCACATGGCTGGCGCAAACGATTCGCGCTGCCGCTCGTTGCGGTGACGGGCAGCAACGGCAAGACGACCGTCAAGGAAATGATCGCGTCGATCTTCGCGGCGGCGGTCGGCGCCGACGCGCGGCTCGCGACGGCCGGCAACCTGAACAACGACGTCGGCTTGCCGCTGACGCTGCTGCGCCTGTCGGCCGCACATCGTCTCGCGGTGATCGAGATCGGGATGAACCATCCGGGCGAGACCGAAGTCCTCGCGCGCCTCACGGCGCCGACGGTCGCGCTCGTCAACAACGCGCAGCGCGAGCACCAGGAGTTCATGGCGACGGTCGAAGCCGTCGCGCTCGAACACGCGGCCGTGATTCACGCACTTCCGCCGGACGGCGTTGCGGTATTCCCGGCCGACGACGCGTATGCGGGCATCTGGCGCGTCGCGGCGACCGGCAACCGGATCCTCGATTTCGCGCTGCACGACGCCGAACGGCAGAACGACGCGCAGGTCACGGGCAGCCTTCACGGCGGCGAACTCGCGATCGACACGCCCGCAGGCGCCGTCACGGTGCGGCTGCGCGCGCTCGGCGAGCACAACGCGCGCAACGCGCTGGCCGCCACGGCCGCGGCGCTGGGTGCCGGCGTCGCGCTGTCGGCGATCAAGCAGGGTCTCGAATCGTTCGAGCCGGTCAAGGGCCGGCTGCAGGTGAAGCCGGCGATCGCGGGCAGCCTCGCGGGTGCGACGGTCGTCGACGATACGTACAACGCGAATCCCGATTCGATGCGTGCCGCGATCGACGTGCTCGCCACGCAACCGGCGCCGCGCGTGCTGGTGATCGGCGACATGGGCGAGGTCGGCGACGAAGGGCCGGCTTTTCATCGCGAGGTCGGTGCATACGCGCGCGAGCGCGGGATCGACGCGCTGTTCGCGCTCGGCGACGCATCGCGAGATGCGTGCACGGCGTACGGCGACACGGCACGCCACTTCGACGACGTCGGCGCGCTCGTGGCGGCGCTGCTCGCGGCCGGGTACGGCGCGCAGGCGACGCTGCTCGTGAAGGGCTCGCGGTACATGAAGATGGAGCGCGTGGTCGACGCGCTGACGAACCAACCCGCGGCGGGCACGGCGCCCGCTGCACACTGA
- the mraY gene encoding phospho-N-acetylmuramoyl-pentapeptide-transferase, protein MLLALAQWLQGDASFLRLFTYLTFRAVMATITALGIGLVCGPWVIRKLTQMKVGQAVRKDGPQTHLVKSGTPTMGGVLILIGIAVATLLWGDLTNRFIWIVMLVTFGFGVIGWVDDYRKVVHKDPRGMSSREKYFWQSVIGLFAAVYLAFSVSEANNVRVFDLFMAWVRSGLSMGLPARADLMLPFLKSISYPLGVWGFIVLTYFVIVGASNAVNLTDGLDGLVIMPVVLVGASLGVFAYVMGSAVYSKYLLFPHIPGAGELLIFCSAMGGAGLAFLWYNTHPAQVFMGDVGALALGGALGTVAVIVRQEIVLFIMGGIFVAETLSVMLQVSWFKYTKKRYGEGRRLLKMAPLHHHFELSGWKETQVVVRFWIITLMLCLFGLTTLKLR, encoded by the coding sequence ATGCTGCTGGCGCTGGCGCAATGGCTGCAAGGAGACGCAAGCTTTTTGCGCTTGTTCACGTACCTCACGTTCCGCGCGGTGATGGCCACCATCACCGCGCTCGGGATCGGGCTCGTGTGCGGACCGTGGGTGATCCGCAAGCTGACGCAAATGAAGGTCGGTCAGGCCGTGCGCAAGGACGGCCCGCAGACCCACCTCGTCAAGTCCGGCACCCCGACGATGGGCGGCGTGCTGATCCTGATCGGCATCGCGGTCGCGACGCTGCTGTGGGGCGACCTGACGAACCGTTTCATCTGGATCGTGATGCTCGTCACGTTCGGGTTCGGCGTGATCGGCTGGGTCGACGATTACCGCAAGGTCGTCCACAAGGATCCGCGCGGGATGTCGTCGCGCGAAAAGTATTTCTGGCAATCGGTGATCGGGCTGTTCGCGGCCGTCTACCTCGCCTTCAGCGTGTCAGAGGCGAACAACGTGCGCGTGTTCGACCTGTTCATGGCGTGGGTGAGGAGCGGCCTGTCGATGGGGCTGCCGGCACGCGCCGACCTGATGCTGCCGTTCCTGAAGTCGATCAGCTATCCGCTCGGCGTGTGGGGCTTCATCGTGCTGACGTATTTCGTGATCGTCGGTGCGAGCAACGCGGTGAACCTGACCGACGGCCTCGACGGCCTCGTGATCATGCCGGTCGTGCTGGTCGGCGCGTCGCTGGGTGTGTTCGCGTACGTGATGGGCAGCGCGGTCTATTCAAAATACCTGTTGTTCCCGCATATCCCGGGCGCGGGCGAACTGCTGATCTTCTGTTCCGCGATGGGCGGGGCAGGGCTCGCGTTCCTCTGGTACAACACGCACCCCGCGCAGGTGTTCATGGGCGACGTCGGCGCGCTGGCGCTCGGCGGCGCGCTCGGCACGGTCGCGGTGATCGTGCGCCAGGAAATCGTGCTGTTCATCATGGGCGGCATCTTCGTCGCGGAAACGCTGTCGGTGATGCTCCAGGTGTCGTGGTTCAAGTACACGAAAAAGCGCTACGGCGAAGGGCGCCGCCTGCTGAAGATGGCGCCGCTGCATCACCATTTCGAATTGTCCGGCTGGAAGGAAACGCAGGTGGTCGTGCGTTTCTGGATCATCACGCTGATGCTGTGCCTGTTCGGTCTGACCACCCTCAAGCTGCGGTAA
- the murD gene encoding UDP-N-acetylmuramoyl-L-alanine--D-glutamate ligase — MFGDRQRPMVLVLGLGESGLAIARWCARHGCRLRIADTREAPPNLAALQAEGIDAEFVGGAFTPALLDGGVEIVGLSPGLSPLESALAALVAAANERGVAVWGELEFFAQALRALGTSGYQPKVLAITGTNGKTTTTSLTGLLCQRAGKKVAIAGNISPAMLDRLAGAIDETALPDVWVLELSSFQLETARTFAPDAAAILNITQDHLDWHGSFDAYAQAKGRIFGATTTRVLNRDDAAVMKFAPAAGAADAPRTVTFGLNEPVQDGDYGLSRDNGIAWLVEAVDRDAPDEAATTSRRRKRDAAHTPDIAQKRLMPADALRIRGLHNAANALAAFALARAIDLPAAPLLHALREYRGEAHRVEVIATIDDVDYVDDSKGTNVGATVAALDGLAQKIVLIAGGDGKGQDFAPLVAPVARWCRAVMLIGRDAPAIRDTLAETGVPLADHATLEGAVHAAADLAEPGDAVLLSPACASLDMFRNYAHRADVFRAAVDEIAIDKGATP; from the coding sequence ATGTTTGGAGATCGGCAACGGCCGATGGTGCTCGTACTGGGGCTCGGGGAATCGGGTCTCGCGATCGCGCGATGGTGCGCGAGGCACGGGTGCCGGCTGCGCATTGCCGATACCCGCGAGGCGCCGCCGAACCTTGCCGCGCTGCAGGCCGAAGGCATCGATGCGGAATTCGTCGGCGGGGCGTTTACGCCCGCGCTGCTCGACGGCGGCGTCGAGATCGTCGGGCTGAGCCCCGGCCTGTCACCGCTCGAATCGGCGCTCGCGGCGCTGGTCGCGGCCGCGAACGAGCGCGGCGTCGCGGTGTGGGGCGAGCTGGAATTCTTCGCGCAGGCGCTGCGTGCGCTCGGCACGAGCGGCTACCAGCCGAAGGTGCTCGCGATCACCGGCACCAACGGCAAGACCACGACGACGAGCCTCACGGGCCTGCTGTGCCAGCGCGCGGGCAAGAAGGTCGCGATCGCGGGCAACATCAGCCCGGCGATGCTCGACCGGCTCGCCGGCGCGATCGACGAAACCGCGCTGCCGGACGTGTGGGTGCTCGAACTGTCGAGCTTCCAGCTCGAGACCGCGCGCACGTTCGCGCCCGACGCGGCCGCGATCCTGAACATCACGCAGGACCACCTCGACTGGCACGGCAGCTTCGACGCGTACGCGCAGGCCAAGGGCCGGATCTTCGGCGCGACGACGACGCGCGTGCTGAACCGCGACGATGCGGCCGTGATGAAGTTCGCGCCGGCAGCCGGTGCGGCCGACGCGCCGCGTACGGTCACGTTCGGCCTGAACGAACCGGTGCAGGACGGCGACTACGGGCTGTCGCGCGACAACGGCATCGCGTGGCTGGTGGAAGCCGTCGATCGCGATGCACCGGACGAAGCGGCGACGACGAGCCGCCGGCGCAAGCGCGATGCCGCGCACACGCCCGACATCGCGCAGAAGCGCCTGATGCCGGCCGACGCACTGCGTATCCGCGGGCTGCACAACGCGGCGAACGCGCTGGCCGCGTTCGCGCTCGCACGCGCGATCGACCTGCCGGCCGCGCCGCTGCTGCACGCGCTGCGCGAGTACCGCGGCGAAGCGCATCGCGTCGAAGTGATCGCGACGATCGACGACGTGGACTACGTCGACGACAGCAAGGGCACGAACGTCGGCGCGACGGTTGCCGCGCTCGACGGGCTCGCCCAGAAGATCGTGCTGATCGCGGGCGGGGACGGCAAGGGCCAGGACTTCGCGCCGCTGGTCGCGCCGGTCGCGCGCTGGTGCCGCGCGGTGATGCTGATCGGCCGTGACGCGCCGGCGATCCGCGACACGCTCGCCGAAACGGGCGTACCGCTCGCCGACCACGCGACGCTCGAAGGTGCGGTGCACGCGGCGGCCGACCTCGCCGAGCCGGGCGATGCGGTGCTGCTGTCGCCCGCATGCGCGAGCCTCGACATGTTCAGGAACTACGCCCACCGCGCGGATGTGTTCCGCGCGGCGGTCGACGAAATCGCCATCGACAAAGGAGCGACGCCATGA
- the ftsW gene encoding putative lipid II flippase FtsW: MSWSDRLVSRFNDRRDTGGNAAGGRVASATRAATGGLASVVNGVRPSRSRMLDFDYSLLWVAIALLGLGVVMVYSASIAMPDSPKYASYHDYAFLVRHCVSLVVAFIAAVIAFRVPVSTWDKYAPHLFLIALVGLVIVLIPHVGKGVNGARRWIPLGITNMQPSEIMKLAVTIYAANYTVRKQEYMQSFAKGFLPMAFAVGLVGALLLLEPDMGAFMVVAAIAMGVLFLGGVNGKLFGGLVATAVGTFTMLVWLSPWRRERIFAYLDPWDERYAQGKAYQLTHSLIAFGRGEWFGVGLGGSVEKLNYLPEAHTDFILAVIGEELGFVGVLVVILLFYWIVRRAFEIGRQALALDRTFAGLMAKGIGIWFGAQTFINMGVNLGLLPTKGLTLPLVSYGGSGILLNCVALAVLLRVDYENRVLMRGGKV, from the coding sequence ATGAGCTGGTCCGATCGCCTCGTCTCCCGTTTCAACGATCGGCGCGACACCGGTGGCAATGCCGCGGGCGGCCGCGTCGCGTCGGCCACGCGCGCCGCGACCGGCGGCCTCGCGAGCGTCGTCAACGGCGTGCGCCCGAGCCGTTCGCGGATGCTCGACTTCGACTACTCGCTGCTGTGGGTCGCGATCGCGCTGCTCGGGCTGGGCGTCGTGATGGTGTACTCGGCCTCGATCGCGATGCCCGATTCGCCGAAATACGCGTCGTATCACGATTACGCGTTCCTGGTGCGCCACTGCGTGTCGCTCGTCGTCGCGTTCATCGCGGCGGTGATCGCGTTCCGGGTGCCGGTGTCGACGTGGGACAAATACGCGCCGCATCTTTTCCTAATCGCGCTGGTCGGCCTCGTGATCGTGCTGATCCCGCACGTCGGCAAGGGCGTGAACGGGGCGCGCCGCTGGATTCCGCTCGGCATCACGAACATGCAGCCGTCGGAAATCATGAAGCTCGCGGTGACGATCTATGCGGCGAACTACACGGTGCGCAAGCAGGAATACATGCAGAGCTTCGCGAAGGGCTTCCTGCCGATGGCGTTCGCGGTCGGCCTGGTCGGTGCGCTGCTGCTGCTCGAGCCGGACATGGGTGCGTTCATGGTCGTCGCGGCGATCGCGATGGGCGTGCTGTTCCTCGGCGGCGTGAACGGCAAGCTGTTCGGCGGCCTCGTCGCGACGGCGGTCGGCACCTTCACGATGCTCGTGTGGCTGTCGCCGTGGCGTCGCGAGCGGATCTTCGCGTACCTCGATCCGTGGGACGAGCGTTACGCGCAGGGCAAGGCATACCAGCTCACGCACTCGCTGATCGCGTTCGGACGCGGCGAGTGGTTCGGTGTCGGCCTCGGCGGCAGCGTCGAGAAGCTGAACTACCTGCCGGAAGCGCATACCGACTTCATCCTCGCGGTGATCGGCGAGGAACTCGGGTTCGTCGGCGTGCTGGTCGTGATCCTGCTGTTCTACTGGATCGTGCGCCGCGCGTTCGAGATCGGCCGCCAGGCACTCGCGCTCGACCGCACGTTCGCGGGCTTGATGGCGAAGGGCATCGGCATCTGGTTCGGCGCACAGACCTTCATCAACATGGGCGTGAACCTCGGGCTGCTGCCGACCAAGGGCCTGACGCTGCCGCTCGTGAGCTACGGCGGCTCCGGCATTCTGCTGAACTGCGTCGCGCTCGCGGTGCTGCTGCGGGTCGACTATGAAAACCGGGTGCTGATGCGCGGAGGGAAGGTATGA
- the murG gene encoding undecaprenyldiphospho-muramoylpentapeptide beta-N-acetylglucosaminyltransferase has product MTASQRTLMVMAGGTGGHVFPGLAVAHRMEAAGWRVVWLGNPAGMEATLVPKHGIPMEYVRFGGLRGKGLKTKLTLPFNLLRACGQSLAALRRVRPDVVLGMGGYITFPAGVMTALSGRPLVLHEQNSIAGLTNKVLAKFAKRVLVAFPGALPHAEWTGNPIRAELAGTEAPKARYASRSGPLNVLVVGGSLGAAALNEVVPRALAMLTPGERPRIVHQAGAKHIDALKANYEAAGFAAGEDVRLVPFIDDMAAAYAAADLVICRSGAMTVSEIAAVGVAALFVPFPYAVDDHQTSNAAFLADAGAAVLVQQRDLSAELLADWLRGQSRASLADMAERSRSLAKPEATDEVARVCAKAAGANLEKLQ; this is encoded by the coding sequence ATGACCGCGTCGCAACGCACGCTGATGGTGATGGCAGGCGGCACCGGGGGCCACGTGTTCCCGGGGCTCGCGGTCGCGCACCGGATGGAGGCGGCGGGCTGGCGCGTCGTGTGGCTCGGCAATCCGGCCGGGATGGAAGCGACGCTCGTGCCGAAGCACGGCATTCCGATGGAATACGTGCGGTTCGGCGGGCTGCGCGGCAAGGGCCTGAAGACCAAGCTGACGCTGCCGTTCAACCTGCTGCGCGCATGCGGGCAGAGCCTCGCCGCGCTGCGCCGCGTGCGCCCCGACGTCGTGCTCGGGATGGGCGGCTACATCACGTTCCCGGCGGGCGTGATGACGGCGCTGTCGGGGCGTCCGCTCGTGCTGCATGAACAGAATTCGATCGCGGGCCTGACGAACAAGGTGCTCGCGAAATTCGCGAAACGCGTGCTCGTCGCGTTCCCCGGCGCGCTGCCGCACGCGGAATGGACGGGTAACCCGATTCGCGCGGAACTTGCCGGCACGGAAGCGCCCAAAGCACGCTACGCATCGCGCAGCGGCCCGCTGAACGTGCTGGTCGTCGGCGGCAGTCTCGGTGCGGCGGCGCTGAACGAAGTCGTGCCGCGCGCGCTGGCGATGCTGACGCCGGGTGAACGCCCGCGCATCGTGCATCAGGCCGGCGCGAAGCACATCGACGCGCTGAAGGCGAATTACGAAGCGGCCGGTTTCGCGGCCGGCGAAGACGTGCGGCTCGTGCCGTTCATCGACGACATGGCGGCCGCGTATGCGGCGGCGGATCTGGTGATCTGCCGGTCGGGTGCGATGACGGTGTCGGAGATCGCGGCGGTGGGCGTGGCGGCGCTGTTCGTGCCGTTCCCGTACGCGGTCGACGATCACCAGACGAGCAACGCCGCGTTCCTCGCCGATGCGGGCGCGGCCGTGCTGGTGCAACAACGCGACCTGTCGGCGGAACTGCTCGCCGACTGGCTGCGCGGCCAGTCGCGGGCATCGCTCGCGGACATGGCGGAACGTTCGCGCTCGCTGGCGAAGCCCGAGGCCACCGACGAAGTCGCGCGCGTGTGCGCGAAGGCGGCCGGCGCGAACCTGGAAAAATTGCAATGA
- the murC gene encoding UDP-N-acetylmuramate--L-alanine ligase, with translation MKHIVKHIHFVGIGGAGMSGIAEVLVNLGYEVSGSDLSRNVVTDRLQALGARIAIGHDAANIEGANAVVVSTAVRSDNPEVLAARAKRVPIVQRAVMLAELMRLKQGIAIAGTHGKTTTTSLVASVLAAGGLDPTFVIGGRLISAGANARLGTGDFIVAEADESDASFLNLYPVIEVITNIDADHMDTYGHDFARLKQAFIEFTQRLPFYGSAVVCVDDPNVRQIIPFISKPVVRYGLSPDAQVRAEDIDARDGRMHFTVIREGRAPLAVVLNMPGLHNVQNALAAIAIATDLGVTDDAIQQALAEFNGVGRRFQRYGEVPTADGGQYTLIDDYGHHPVEMAATIAAARGAFPGRRLVLAFQPHRYTRTRDCFDDFVNVLSTVDALVLTEVYAAGEAAISTANGEALSRALRAAGKVDPVFVATVDDVPDALAKVAQNGDVVITMGAGSIGGVPAKVAPHTQQKA, from the coding sequence ATGAAACACATCGTCAAACACATTCATTTCGTCGGGATCGGCGGCGCGGGCATGAGCGGCATCGCCGAAGTGCTCGTCAATCTCGGCTACGAGGTCAGCGGTTCGGATCTCTCGCGCAACGTGGTGACCGATCGTCTCCAGGCGCTCGGCGCACGGATCGCGATCGGCCACGACGCGGCGAACATCGAGGGCGCGAACGCGGTCGTCGTATCGACGGCCGTGCGCTCGGACAACCCGGAAGTGCTGGCCGCGCGCGCGAAGCGCGTGCCGATCGTGCAGCGTGCGGTGATGCTGGCGGAATTGATGCGCCTGAAGCAGGGGATCGCGATCGCCGGCACGCACGGCAAGACCACCACGACGAGCCTCGTCGCGAGCGTGCTCGCGGCTGGCGGGCTCGACCCGACCTTCGTGATCGGCGGGCGGCTGATCAGCGCCGGGGCGAACGCGCGGCTCGGCACGGGCGATTTCATCGTCGCCGAGGCCGACGAGTCGGACGCGTCGTTCCTGAACCTGTATCCGGTGATCGAAGTCATCACGAACATCGATGCCGACCACATGGACACCTACGGCCACGATTTCGCGCGGCTCAAGCAGGCGTTCATCGAATTCACGCAGCGCCTGCCGTTCTACGGCAGCGCGGTCGTGTGCGTCGACGATCCGAACGTGCGGCAGATCATCCCGTTCATCTCGAAGCCGGTCGTGCGCTACGGGCTGTCGCCGGACGCACAGGTGCGCGCGGAAGACATCGACGCGCGCGATGGCCGCATGCACTTCACGGTGATCCGCGAAGGTCGCGCGCCGCTTGCGGTCGTACTGAACATGCCGGGCCTGCACAACGTGCAGAACGCGCTCGCGGCGATCGCGATCGCGACCGACCTCGGCGTGACGGATGACGCGATCCAGCAGGCGCTGGCCGAATTCAACGGCGTCGGCCGGCGCTTCCAGCGCTACGGCGAGGTGCCGACCGCGGACGGCGGCCAGTACACGCTGATCGACGACTACGGGCATCACCCGGTCGAGATGGCCGCGACGATCGCGGCCGCGCGCGGCGCGTTCCCGGGGCGTCGCCTCGTGCTGGCGTTCCAGCCGCACCGCTACACGCGCACGCGCGATTGCTTCGACGATTTCGTCAACGTGCTGTCGACGGTCGATGCGCTGGTGCTGACGGAAGTCTATGCGGCCGGCGAGGCCGCGATCTCGACCGCCAACGGCGAAGCGCTGTCGCGCGCGCTGCGCGCGGCAGGAAAGGTTGACCCGGTGTTCGTCGCGACGGTCGACGACGTGCCGGACGCATTGGCGAAGGTCGCGCAGAACGGCGACGTGGTGATCACGATGGGCGCGGGTTCGATCGGCGGCGTGCCGGCGAAGGTCGCGCCGCACACTCAACAGAAGGCATGA
- a CDS encoding D-alanine--D-alanine ligase, whose protein sequence is MSGIDPKRFGKVAVLFGGESSEREVSLTSGQLVLQGLRDAGIDAHLFDPAERPLAALKDEGFVRAFNALHGGYGENGQIQGALDFYGIRYTGSGVLGSALGLDKFRTKLVWQQTGVPTPPFETVLRGDDLAARATDIVAKLGLPLFVKPASEGSSVAVLKVKTADALPAALAEAAKHDPIVIVEKSIEGGGEYTACIAGDLDLPVIKIVPAGEFYDYHAKYIANDTQYLIPCGLPADKEAELKRVARRAFDVLGCTDWGRADFMLDADGNAYFLEVNTAPGMTDHSLPPKAARAVGISYSELVVKVLSLTLND, encoded by the coding sequence ATGAGCGGGATTGATCCGAAACGTTTCGGCAAGGTGGCGGTGTTGTTCGGCGGCGAGTCCTCGGAGCGCGAGGTTTCGCTCACGTCCGGCCAGCTCGTGCTGCAGGGCCTGCGCGACGCGGGCATCGACGCGCACCTGTTCGACCCGGCCGAGCGCCCGCTGGCGGCGCTGAAGGACGAAGGGTTCGTACGTGCGTTCAACGCGCTGCACGGCGGTTACGGCGAGAACGGCCAGATCCAGGGCGCGCTCGATTTCTATGGGATCCGTTACACAGGCAGCGGCGTGCTCGGGTCGGCGCTCGGCCTCGACAAGTTCCGCACGAAGCTCGTCTGGCAGCAGACGGGCGTGCCGACGCCGCCGTTCGAGACCGTGCTGCGCGGCGACGACCTCGCGGCGCGCGCGACGGACATCGTCGCAAAGCTCGGCCTGCCGCTGTTCGTGAAGCCGGCGAGCGAGGGCTCGAGCGTCGCGGTGCTGAAGGTGAAGACGGCCGATGCGCTGCCGGCTGCGCTCGCGGAAGCCGCGAAGCACGACCCGATCGTGATCGTCGAGAAGAGCATCGAGGGCGGCGGCGAATACACCGCATGCATCGCCGGCGATCTCGACCTGCCGGTGATCAAGATCGTGCCGGCCGGCGAGTTCTACGACTATCACGCGAAGTACATCGCCAACGACACGCAATACCTGATCCCGTGCGGGTTGCCCGCCGACAAGGAAGCGGAGCTCAAGCGCGTCGCGCGGCGTGCGTTCGACGTGCTCGGCTGCACCGACTGGGGCCGCGCGGACTTCATGCTCGACGCCGATGGCAATGCGTACTTCCTGGAAGTGAACACCGCGCCGGGCATGACCGACCACTCGCTGCCGCCGAAGGCCGCGCGTGCGGTCGGCATCAGCTATTCGGAGCTGGTCGTGAAGGTGCTGTCGCTCACGCTCAACGACTGA
- a CDS encoding cell division protein FtsQ/DivIB, producing the protein MWNNVRQLNLAASALYALLLLVLAAAGCYWLIQRPTFALREIRIDGDTEHINSPTVRAGVVGRLKGNFFTVDLDAARAAFEQMPWVRHASVRRVWPNALAVTLEEYKPLGTWGSDQLVSVDGELFTANQGELEQELPAFDGPEGSAKEVVTRYRDFGKWFAPLKAAPEEVTLSARYAWTVKLSNGMQVELGKERNSESLHDRSQRLVAAWPAVTERWGNDIEYADLRYPNGFAIRAAGMRFLTDTDKRKK; encoded by the coding sequence ATGTGGAACAACGTTCGCCAACTCAACCTTGCCGCCAGCGCGCTGTACGCGCTGCTGCTGCTCGTGTTGGCGGCGGCCGGTTGCTACTGGCTGATCCAGCGCCCGACGTTCGCGTTGCGGGAAATCCGGATCGACGGCGACACCGAGCACATCAATTCGCCGACGGTACGCGCGGGCGTGGTCGGCCGGCTGAAGGGCAATTTCTTCACGGTCGATCTCGATGCCGCGCGCGCCGCGTTCGAGCAGATGCCCTGGGTGCGCCATGCGAGCGTGCGCCGGGTGTGGCCGAATGCGCTTGCTGTCACGCTCGAGGAGTACAAACCGCTCGGGACCTGGGGCAGCGACCAGCTCGTGAGCGTCGACGGCGAGCTGTTCACCGCGAACCAGGGCGAGCTGGAGCAGGAACTGCCGGCGTTCGACGGCCCGGAGGGCAGTGCGAAGGAAGTCGTCACGCGGTATCGCGACTTCGGGAAATGGTTTGCGCCGCTGAAGGCGGCGCCGGAAGAAGTGACGCTGTCGGCGCGGTACGCGTGGACGGTGAAGCTGTCGAACGGCATGCAGGTCGAGCTGGGCAAGGAACGCAACAGCGAGTCGCTGCATGACCGGAGCCAGCGCCTGGTCGCCGCCTGGCCGGCGGTCACGGAGCGCTGGGGCAACGACATCGAGTACGCGGACCTGCGCTATCCGAACGGATTCGCGATTCGCGCGGCAGGCATGCGGTTCCTGACCGATACCGACAAGCGCAAGAAGTAA